Proteins co-encoded in one Oreochromis aureus strain Israel breed Guangdong linkage group 3, ZZ_aureus, whole genome shotgun sequence genomic window:
- the LOC120438972 gene encoding Fc receptor-like B isoform X2: MKSCSNTNEKTATGSSCSIKNIYTDDSGEFICETEGGEKSNIINISVTAGSLILESPTVPVMEGEAVTLTCRNKTTSSSFTAEFYKDGLPISNSSTGYMDLTSARSQEVENHQRAGCLSLCHVSQCSVWNDPFTH, from the exons ATGAAATCATGCAGCAACACTAATGAGAAAACAGCAACAGGATCGTCCTGctctataaaaaatatttatacagACGACAGTGGAGAGTTCATATGTGAGACTGAAGGAGGGGAGAAAAGCAACATTATCAACATCAGTGTTACTG CTGGTTCTCTGATCCTGGAGAGTCCTACTGttcctgtgatggagggagaagCTGTGACTCTGACCTGCAGAAACAAGACAACTTCCTCCAGCTTCACAGCTGAGTTCTACAAAGATGGACTCCCCATCAGCAACAGCTCCACAGGATACATGGATTTAACAAGTGCAAGATCTCAGGAGGTGGAGAATCACCAGAGAGctggctgtctgtctctctgccaTGTCTCACAG TGCAGTGTCTGGAACGACCCATTTACTCATTGA
- the LOC120438972 gene encoding low affinity immunoglobulin gamma Fc region receptor II-a-like isoform X1 — translation MKSCSNTNEKTATGSSCSIKNIYTDDSGEFICETEGGEKSNIINISVTAGSLILESPTVPVMEGEAVTLTCRNKTTSSSFTAEFYKDGLPISNSSTGYMDLTSARSQEVENHQRAGCLSLCHVSQAITQKLRQIPPQSLGCHIYLILQTVFTIMMVVLLLLLVGLLHCGEIRVATTSSPTCKCNFHDTGNNTDNDGN, via the exons ATGAAATCATGCAGCAACACTAATGAGAAAACAGCAACAGGATCGTCCTGctctataaaaaatatttatacagACGACAGTGGAGAGTTCATATGTGAGACTGAAGGAGGGGAGAAAAGCAACATTATCAACATCAGTGTTACTG CTGGTTCTCTGATCCTGGAGAGTCCTACTGttcctgtgatggagggagaagCTGTGACTCTGACCTGCAGAAACAAGACAACTTCCTCCAGCTTCACAGCTGAGTTCTACAAAGATGGACTCCCCATCAGCAACAGCTCCACAGGATACATGGATTTAACAAGTGCAAGATCTCAGGAGGTGGAGAATCACCAGAGAGctggctgtctgtctctctgccaTGTCTCACAG GCGATCACACAGAAACTGAGACAGATCCCTCCTCAGAGCCTGGGATGTCATATTTATCTCATCTTACAGACTGTGTTCACCATCATGATGGTGGTTCTCCTGCTTCTGCTGGTGGGACTTCTTCACTGTGGGGAAATCAGAGTTGCAACAACATCTTCACCCACATGTAAATGTAACTTTCATGATACAGGAAACAATACCGACAATGATGGCAATTAG
- the LOC120439266 gene encoding uncharacterized protein LOC120439266, translating to MDVPYQCPQCSTRKPTYEKLLKHQQIYHESECGFFIVCGLEDCPRKFLSVKSLKNHMRKKHKYQKQGLESAPDCDPVIQETVEFPQSSERALSELIENFTETVRKQLALFSLNLQEKSIVNRKVQTFVLSEVESLFKYFIKNYREIFTKCLQTLNFDISSFHYIDDSSLVEHCFSAVSNTYQLDRYCVEKLNLIEPVECILGIDPFTGKQDTFQYIPLLKVLELICNDRNILGQFFRPDPRAPETLTDFSDGKIYKESDFFNRDNPHLRIQLYSDEFEAANPLGSKKLLHKVSAFYFTLGNIPPKDRSVLRHIHLLILVKHRLVKTYGFEKILEPLICDLQVLQERGLRLKFEDRQYCIKGGLATISADNLTSHTLAGFSCSFSNGRICRFCMCHYEDLSKIISEGDCVLRTKTVHASAMC from the coding sequence ATGGATGTGCCATATCAGTGTCCACAGTGCTCCACAAGAAAACCAACATATGAAAAACTGCTGAAACATCAACAGATATACCATGAAAGTGAATGTGGATTCTTCATTGTCTGCGGACTAGAAGACTGTCCCAGAAAGTTTTTGTCTGTGAAATCTTTGAAAAATCACATGAGGAAGAAACATAAATATCAGAAACAAGGATTAGAGTCTGCCCCAGACTGTGACCCTGTCATCCAGGAAACTGTTGAATTTCCCCAATCATCTGAACGAGCTCTGAGTGAACTTATAGAGAACTTTACAGAGACTGTGAGAAAACAACTGGCATTGTTTTCCTTGAATCTTCAAGAGAAAAGTATTGTAAATAGAAAAGTTCAAACATTTGTTCTTAGTGAAGTAGAGTCACTTTTCaagtattttattaaaaactatAGGGAGatatttactaaatgtttgcagaCTCTTAATTTTGATATATCAAGTTTTCATTATATTGATGACAGTAGTTTGGTAGAACATTGCTTCAGTGCAGTCAGCAACACATATCAGCTAGACAGATACTGTGTTGAGAAATTAAACCTGATTGAACCTGTTGAATGTATCCTGGGGATAGATCCTTTTACTGGGAAACAGGACACTTTTCAGTATATTCCACTTCTAAAAGTCTTAGAATTAATATGTAATGATCGTAACATTTTAGGACAATTTTTTAGGCCAGATCCCCGTGCTCCTGAAACCTTAACAGATTTTAGTGATGGGAAAATTTACAAagaaagtgatttttttaacaGAGACAACCCACATTTGAGAATTCAGTTGTACAGTGATGAATTTGAAGCTGCTAATCCATTAGGATCAAAGAAACTTCTACATAAAGtgtctgcattttattttactttgggaAATattccaccaaaagacagatcTGTTTTAAGACATATTCATCTGTTGATACTTGTCAAACATAGATTGGTGAAAACATATGGATTTGAGAAAATATTAGAACCATTAATTTGTGACCTACAGGTTTTGCAAGAACGTGGATTACGATTAAAATTTGAAGACAGACAGTACTGCATCAAAGGTGGTCTGGCCACAATATCTGCAGACAACCTAACCTCTCACACACTTGCAGGTTTTAGCTGCTCATTCAGTAATGGTAGAATATGCAGGTTTTGTATGTGTCATTACGAGGACCTGTCTAAGATCATTAGTGAGGGAGATTGTGTTCTTAGGACAAAGACTGTTCATGCATCTGCAATGTGTTGA